One window from the genome of Treponema sp. OMZ 838 encodes:
- a CDS encoding MerR family transcriptional regulator has translation MGRPGKTVTGFSIGEVEKITGIKAHVLRYWEQTLPFLRPQKDEQGRRLYTDHHLDLIFRMKYLIEVRKFTLEGAGQQLLADLSGKGGSSRITELSGIRSELLDMYRLLQGNKNVFKPAAEEFPAIP, from the coding sequence ATGGGAAGACCGGGTAAAACCGTGACAGGCTTTTCCATCGGCGAAGTTGAAAAAATAACCGGTATCAAGGCGCATGTTCTCCGCTACTGGGAACAAACGCTGCCCTTTTTGCGTCCGCAAAAGGATGAGCAGGGCAGGCGACTCTATACCGATCATCACCTCGATTTAATCTTCCGTATGAAGTATCTGATTGAGGTGCGGAAGTTTACGCTTGAAGGCGCCGGACAGCAGCTGCTTGCCGATCTTTCCGGCAAGGGTGGGAGCAGCCGGATTACGGAACTTTCCGGTATCCGCAGTGAGTTACTCGATATGTACCGGCTGCTGCAAGGAAATAAAAATGTGTTTAAGCCGGCGGCTGAAGAATTTCCGGCAATACCTTGA
- the whiG gene encoding RNA polymerase sigma factor WhiG: MGNISLDTKPEDELWLEYKHTQDPQLREFFIIKYAPLVKYVAGKVAVGMPNNVEFDDLVGYGVFGLLDAIDKYDPEKNVKFNTYAVTRIRGAIFDELRSIDWVPRSVRQQSREIEEVIADLEARLGHAATDPEIAEALGMSVEEFHQVLLKISGTSIISLTDLRFGSDDSEQTPVVDSIEAPASLNPDVIVEREEMQRIIVDAINELPDREKKVLIMYYYEDMTLREIGKVLEVTESRVSQIHTSANLKLKAKLSNIRKGIR, from the coding sequence ATGGGAAATATCAGTTTAGATACGAAACCGGAAGACGAGCTTTGGCTTGAATATAAACATACGCAAGACCCGCAGCTTCGTGAGTTTTTTATTATAAAATATGCACCTCTTGTAAAATACGTTGCCGGTAAGGTTGCCGTCGGTATGCCGAATAATGTTGAGTTTGATGATTTGGTCGGGTATGGTGTATTCGGACTTCTGGATGCTATCGATAAATATGATCCCGAAAAAAATGTAAAATTTAATACTTATGCAGTAACACGCATCCGCGGTGCTATTTTTGATGAATTACGTTCAATTGATTGGGTTCCCCGTTCGGTACGTCAGCAATCCCGTGAAATTGAAGAAGTAATAGCGGATTTGGAAGCTCGGTTGGGGCACGCTGCAACCGATCCGGAAATTGCCGAAGCACTCGGTATGAGTGTGGAAGAATTTCATCAAGTTTTATTAAAGATTTCCGGTACCAGTATTATTTCTCTTACGGATTTGCGGTTTGGATCCGACGATTCCGAGCAGACACCGGTCGTTGATAGTATTGAAGCCCCTGCTTCGCTTAATCCTGATGTCATTGTAGAACGGGAAGAAATGCAGCGAATTATCGTGGATGCAATTAATGAACTTCCCGATAGAGAAAAAAAAGTATTAATCATGTATTACTATGAGGATATGACATTACGGGAAATTGGAAAAGTATTAGAGGTAACCGAATCGCGAGTATCTCAGATTCACACCAGCGCAAATCTAAAACTTAAAGCAAAACTAAGCAATATTCGTAAGGGTATCCGTTAG
- a CDS encoding FapA family protein: MIHFEQIREQMKEQYEKDSSRFFVEVTGQTLEEAIDNAAVELGLRRSLIDYEILQKGASGFFVLNPKEWKIRAYEAHRIHKSNIHAEAAAGLSAEEVPEENMNRDGAAYVFCAPDGVFLKVTPPIGNGRKVALADVVERIRDRNVAVPPDEVLKPIVKACADEYVRIGHYEYLPGNDALMSVEISDDEMRAYLFVSPPMPGGADVSADMIITFLSNNRVISGVNEKRVKQFQDSPVYRENYLIAEGTPPQKGADAKILFNFETDNSQLRLKENKSGQINFKELNLIQNVIEGQPLAQKVPAEEGKSGRTVTGKYLPAAAGKDIAIPLGKNTRLAEDNLTVVAETKGQVLLIKNKINVEPIMTIEGNVSIKTGNIMFLGTVYVKGNVDDGFSIKAAGNIEVKGTVGKASLDAEGDIVVSQGIAGKEGGHIRAGKSIWSKFIQNIELVEAGDMVIVSDGILNSKIVANHKVICRGKRADIIGSQVIACEGVYARNLGSPAGGSDTVISVGFDPRSKERLIILEKNLLASEKALAALKLDLKSLEGQKKILKELSEEKEALLKKKKELRYINETEIKELRNEIERIRDYLAALKTEGRVSVSGNIYTGVRIVIKDIIEDVRVDCKATTFFLQNGLVRYGPYEDYTNDDDVKRTPSGYSTD, encoded by the coding sequence ATGATACATTTTGAACAAATTCGGGAGCAGATGAAGGAACAGTACGAAAAGGATTCCTCCCGTTTTTTTGTTGAAGTTACCGGGCAAACCCTCGAAGAAGCAATTGATAATGCGGCTGTCGAGCTCGGTTTACGCCGCTCTCTTATCGATTATGAAATTTTACAAAAAGGGGCGTCGGGCTTTTTTGTCTTAAACCCTAAAGAATGGAAAATCCGCGCTTACGAAGCACATAGAATACATAAGTCTAATATTCATGCAGAAGCCGCAGCGGGTCTCAGTGCGGAAGAAGTGCCGGAAGAAAATATGAATAGAGACGGAGCTGCGTATGTATTCTGTGCTCCCGACGGTGTATTCCTGAAAGTTACACCGCCCATCGGTAACGGCAGAAAAGTTGCACTTGCCGATGTCGTAGAACGAATACGCGATAGAAATGTGGCTGTTCCGCCGGATGAAGTTTTAAAACCGATTGTTAAAGCCTGTGCAGATGAATATGTCAGAATAGGACATTATGAATACCTACCCGGTAACGATGCGCTGATGTCTGTCGAAATCAGTGATGATGAGATGAGAGCATATCTTTTTGTGTCTCCCCCGATGCCCGGCGGCGCCGATGTGTCGGCAGATATGATTATCACCTTCTTATCAAATAATCGTGTTATTTCGGGTGTTAATGAAAAAAGAGTTAAACAATTCCAAGACAGCCCCGTATATCGCGAAAATTATCTGATTGCGGAAGGCACTCCGCCGCAAAAGGGTGCTGATGCTAAGATCCTTTTCAATTTTGAAACCGATAATTCACAGTTACGCCTCAAAGAAAACAAGAGCGGGCAGATTAACTTTAAAGAACTCAATCTTATTCAGAATGTCATTGAAGGGCAGCCCCTCGCGCAAAAGGTTCCCGCTGAGGAAGGAAAGAGCGGAAGAACCGTTACCGGAAAATACTTACCTGCTGCAGCCGGTAAGGATATCGCTATCCCATTGGGAAAAAATACCCGATTGGCCGAGGATAATCTGACCGTTGTTGCCGAAACGAAGGGACAAGTATTGCTGATAAAGAACAAGATCAATGTCGAACCGATTATGACAATCGAAGGCAATGTCTCGATTAAGACCGGTAATATCATGTTCCTCGGTACAGTGTATGTTAAGGGTAATGTTGACGACGGATTCTCTATTAAGGCTGCGGGTAACATCGAAGTAAAAGGTACTGTCGGGAAGGCATCGTTGGATGCGGAAGGCGATATTGTCGTCAGTCAGGGTATCGCCGGAAAAGAAGGCGGACATATCCGTGCCGGTAAGTCAATATGGTCGAAATTCATCCAAAATATCGAATTGGTAGAAGCAGGCGACATGGTTATCGTATCAGACGGTATTTTAAATTCAAAAATTGTCGCTAACCATAAAGTTATTTGCCGCGGAAAACGTGCGGATATTATCGGCAGTCAAGTAATCGCATGCGAAGGAGTCTATGCCCGAAACCTCGGCAGTCCGGCAGGCGGTTCCGATACGGTTATCAGTGTCGGGTTTGATCCGCGCAGTAAAGAACGGTTGATTATATTAGAGAAGAACTTACTTGCTTCCGAAAAAGCGCTTGCTGCGTTGAAGCTGGATTTAAAATCGCTTGAAGGCCAAAAAAAGATCCTCAAAGAGCTTTCCGAAGAAAAAGAAGCATTGCTTAAAAAGAAAAAAGAACTGCGCTATATTAACGAGACGGAAATTAAGGAGCTGCGGAACGAGATAGAACGGATACGGGATTATCTTGCGGCGCTTAAAACTGAAGGACGTGTTTCCGTTTCCGGAAATATTTATACGGGTGTACGAATCGTTATTAAAGATATTATCGAAGATGTGCGGGTTGATTGCAAAGCAACAACATTCTTTTTGCAAAACGGTCTCGTGCGGTATGGCCCTTATGAAGACTATACCAATGATGACGACGTAAAGAGGACGCCCAGTGGGTATTCAACCGATTGA
- a CDS encoding nicotinate phosphoribosyltransferase: protein MITSALFSDLYELTMAQGYFKRQNNRPCVFDMFFRRNPFRGGYAVLAGLEPLLEAIQAFHFDESDIAYLTTLHLFDDDFLSYLKDFRFSGSVWAMDEGSLIFPSEPILRIEAPIIEALLLEGLILNTINFQSLIATKTARIWLASGKSSIMEFGLRRAQGADGAMSATRAAIIGGAAGTSNTLGGKLYGVPVMGTMAHAWVMSFPSEEEAFEQYAAIYPDKSVFLIDTYNTLGSGIEAAIKVGKKLQAQGKNFGVRLDSGDMQYLSTEVRKRLDAAGLPEAKISISNELTEEIIESLILNKAPIDSWGVGTHMVTGGQESSFTGVYKLAARQSDDGTWLPVMKLSDNPAKITNPGIKQVWRLYDSDGFFKADIIGLYDETLDAEAMNTYYHPLNDYQSFSFKAAKAEELLHLKITDGVYTGKKETLQELHQRASRQLECLHPTSRRLLNPHIYKVSLTKTLFAMKQKLLHSLRRG, encoded by the coding sequence ATGATTACCAGTGCACTTTTTTCGGATCTTTATGAGCTGACAATGGCTCAAGGTTATTTTAAACGCCAAAACAATCGGCCGTGTGTCTTTGATATGTTTTTTAGGCGTAATCCGTTTAGAGGAGGGTACGCGGTTCTTGCAGGCCTTGAGCCGTTGCTCGAAGCGATTCAAGCCTTTCATTTTGATGAATCCGATATCGCTTACCTTACGACCTTACACCTTTTTGACGATGACTTTCTCAGCTATCTCAAGGATTTCCGTTTTTCAGGTTCGGTATGGGCGATGGATGAAGGAAGCCTCATATTTCCCAGCGAGCCGATACTGCGCATTGAAGCGCCGATTATCGAAGCATTGCTTCTCGAAGGACTTATCCTTAACACTATCAACTTTCAAAGTTTGATTGCAACAAAGACCGCCCGCATCTGGCTTGCGTCGGGGAAATCTTCCATTATGGAATTCGGCTTGCGACGTGCACAGGGGGCGGATGGCGCAATGAGCGCTACCCGTGCGGCTATTATCGGCGGAGCGGCCGGTACCAGCAATACACTCGGCGGAAAGCTTTACGGTGTGCCGGTGATGGGTACTATGGCTCACGCATGGGTGATGTCTTTCCCCAGCGAAGAAGAGGCGTTTGAACAATATGCCGCCATCTATCCCGATAAATCGGTATTCCTTATCGACACCTACAATACGCTCGGTTCCGGTATCGAGGCGGCGATAAAAGTCGGAAAAAAACTGCAAGCGCAAGGGAAAAACTTCGGCGTCAGACTCGATTCGGGGGATATGCAGTATTTAAGTACCGAAGTACGGAAACGGCTCGACGCTGCCGGTTTACCCGAAGCAAAAATCTCCATTTCCAACGAACTAACCGAAGAAATTATCGAATCGCTCATTTTGAACAAAGCGCCGATTGACTCGTGGGGCGTCGGCACTCACATGGTAACCGGCGGGCAAGAGTCTTCGTTTACCGGTGTATACAAACTTGCCGCGCGTCAATCCGATGACGGAACGTGGCTGCCGGTGATGAAGCTGTCGGATAATCCTGCAAAGATTACCAATCCGGGCATTAAACAAGTGTGGCGGCTCTACGACAGTGACGGATTTTTTAAGGCTGACATTATCGGTTTATATGATGAAACGCTCGACGCCGAAGCAATGAACACCTACTATCACCCGTTGAATGATTACCAAAGCTTTTCGTTTAAAGCGGCAAAGGCGGAGGAATTGCTCCACCTAAAAATTACCGATGGCGTATACACCGGCAAAAAGGAAACGCTCCAAGAGCTGCATCAGCGGGCAAGCCGGCAGCTGGAATGTTTACATCCGACTTCCCGCCGTCTGCTCAACCCGCACATCTACAAGGTGTCGCTTACAAAGACGCTCTTTGCAATGAAGCAGAAACTGCTGCATTCCCTGCGCCGCGGATAA
- a CDS encoding PQQ-binding-like beta-propeller repeat protein, protein MKRNASVEIKGSIGIGILLATITFFMLCTSCEALFTDQFWGTRPVYPRYTPSYAYQLLLEDVWDESRPYTEGKYLYLIEYEKRGGSRLIKLDMETGAYQWYGDRMYEADEGRLSNIVKIGDVLYVMRFERGLLYCYSDTNGALLARVQIGSTKEEIVHNRSVSNTIMTDGTALYWAADKGDIVKLDATAIDCTKEWVIQICPPVPLQLNAHWNGNRLADQQLIEGILYLLAYSPNGSGIVVAVDLQTKTVNWQRQLDNINMNRYYDNELYIKDDVLYVLTNSFIRMDKRDGSILNRYDGEIVPPSTDPVAESTISLCRVRCSNERLYYIAVRDFPPYKWRKDDYWLICIDAVTLQRLWSVPLENASYSTPLTVANGKIYIITYGNGLLVFDAKTGKLHGADKTVSGWSNGINVLYKNHYIFFNRNFNDKYASISSMRV, encoded by the coding sequence GTGAAACGAAACGCTTCTGTTGAGATTAAAGGTAGTATCGGAATAGGTATTTTGTTGGCAACAATAACATTCTTTATGTTATGCACTTCTTGTGAAGCATTGTTTACCGATCAATTCTGGGGCACGCGTCCTGTATATCCTCGCTACACACCTAGTTATGCATATCAACTCTTGTTAGAAGATGTATGGGACGAAAGTCGGCCATACACTGAAGGGAAATATCTGTATCTTATTGAATATGAAAAGAGAGGAGGAAGCCGCCTCATAAAACTCGACATGGAAACAGGCGCCTATCAATGGTATGGAGATAGGATGTATGAAGCCGATGAAGGTCGTCTTTCAAACATCGTAAAAATCGGAGATGTCCTTTACGTTATGCGTTTTGAAAGAGGACTGCTATATTGTTACTCGGATACGAATGGAGCATTGTTGGCGCGGGTACAAATTGGCTCCACAAAAGAAGAAATAGTCCATAACCGTAGTGTATCCAATACGATTATGACAGATGGTACGGCACTTTATTGGGCAGCGGACAAAGGGGACATTGTAAAACTTGATGCAACAGCAATAGACTGTACGAAAGAATGGGTAATACAAATTTGTCCTCCAGTTCCGCTGCAGCTTAATGCTCATTGGAACGGAAATAGATTGGCAGATCAACAACTTATCGAAGGTATACTGTATCTACTGGCATATAGTCCAAACGGTTCCGGTATCGTTGTCGCTGTCGATTTACAAACCAAAACCGTAAACTGGCAACGACAGCTGGATAATATCAATATGAACAGATACTACGATAACGAATTATACATCAAAGACGATGTATTATATGTGTTAACCAATTCCTTTATACGGATGGATAAAAGAGACGGCTCAATACTTAATCGGTATGACGGCGAAATAGTGCCTCCTTCAACAGATCCGGTTGCCGAATCAACCATTTCGCTCTGCCGCGTTCGATGTAGTAATGAGCGGCTGTATTACATCGCCGTGCGGGATTTTCCGCCATATAAGTGGCGGAAAGACGACTATTGGTTGATATGTATTGATGCCGTAACATTACAACGTTTATGGAGTGTACCGTTAGAAAATGCTTCATACAGCACACCGCTTACTGTGGCAAACGGAAAAATATACATAATAACATACGGGAACGGCTTATTGGTATTCGATGCAAAAACGGGAAAACTGCACGGCGCCGATAAAACGGTTTCAGGTTGGTCTAACGGTATAAACGTCTTGTATAAAAATCACTATATCTTTTTTAATAGGAACTTTAACGACAAATACGCAAGTATTTCTTCTATGCGGGTATAA
- a CDS encoding LuxR C-terminal-related transcriptional regulator, which translates to MSGYRLFPGCPQAIHPAILVLIKAIGKGFTVPVVTGMLYEIPIGKRNASMRTKQPIEEIRHFVYTGNLIKKSRLVAIIMFIVTTAITVLQYLSVLPSDRLIRLSNVLCAVILGYIVIKPRFIILYTFPCLIAGLVNIYHGGNLLGLSLYLAGLLILLKTNFFKTYIRYKVSVLSGSFAAVLIAQWFRYGNTAFMLSLLHIGLGFFMAAALFVLFADDLKHYYTRKTPIHVSSLRLTDRQHQCLCLAAEGLTFRQIGDKLCISESVIKKEMTEIYKTLNVANYHAFLIFIQQHELIQ; encoded by the coding sequence TTGTCCGGGTACCGGTTATTTCCGGGTTGTCCGCAAGCAATTCATCCCGCGATATTGGTATTGATAAAAGCCATCGGTAAGGGCTTTACGGTTCCGGTTGTAACCGGTATGCTATATGAAATACCGATCGGCAAGAGGAATGCTTCTATGCGCACCAAACAACCTATAGAAGAAATACGTCATTTTGTTTATACCGGAAATCTCATAAAAAAGTCCCGGCTTGTAGCTATTATCATGTTCATTGTTACAACCGCCATCACTGTATTACAGTATCTTTCCGTTCTTCCGTCAGATAGGCTGATCAGATTATCCAATGTTTTATGTGCGGTAATTCTCGGTTATATCGTAATAAAACCCCGCTTCATCATCCTGTATACGTTTCCGTGTTTGATTGCAGGGTTGGTCAATATTTATCATGGCGGCAATTTGCTCGGACTTTCTTTATATCTGGCGGGATTACTGATTCTATTAAAAACGAATTTCTTTAAAACATATATTCGGTATAAAGTTAGTGTGTTAAGCGGCAGCTTTGCAGCCGTTTTAATTGCCCAGTGGTTTCGGTATGGCAACACCGCTTTTATGCTTTCGTTGCTGCATATTGGGCTTGGCTTTTTTATGGCAGCTGCTCTGTTTGTCCTGTTTGCAGATGATTTAAAACACTATTATACACGAAAAACTCCCATCCACGTGTCTTCGCTCCGGTTAACCGATCGGCAGCACCAATGCCTCTGTTTAGCGGCGGAAGGTTTGACATTCAGACAAATCGGCGACAAACTTTGTATTTCGGAATCGGTAATAAAAAAAGAAATGACCGAAATTTACAAAACGCTGAACGTTGCAAATTATCATGCCTTTCTCATTTTTATACAGCAGCATGAATTAATTCAATAA
- a CDS encoding endonuclease/exonuclease/phosphatase family protein → MKLKRLLFPFFACLAAGVIFLQCTRCTPLTDTQFKEPITLVTYNTQTFFDAVEDGTEFKEYKGSKSRWTDQKYRARLERLKGTMFAAGEKLTGKKDRLPDIAVLQEVENDRVIEDFCKQLPSGENYPYAVCPPRSEKGAFTTVILSKYPVERYFVHRLYTEQKGSLRPLTEAVLNTGSKDKPQLLTVFAAHWKSKTGSSDSAAVRAQQEAQLIKKIQEHREKNPHIPFIVCGDFNQTLEEFNQLNDFPVCWDIEGYRAECEEGTQPDGSYYFKNSWEKIDHIFYESGADGYEDLEAAPDAGAASIKPLLFFVLYEPPIVADGKPVRYNVLTGEGYSDHLPLGFRFEIHD, encoded by the coding sequence ATGAAACTCAAACGATTGTTATTTCCATTCTTTGCCTGCCTTGCTGCAGGTGTTATCTTTCTGCAATGTACGCGGTGTACCCCGCTTACGGATACGCAGTTTAAGGAGCCTATTACGCTTGTTACGTATAACACGCAGACATTCTTTGACGCCGTAGAGGACGGTACCGAGTTTAAAGAATACAAGGGGAGCAAATCCCGATGGACCGATCAAAAATATCGGGCGCGTCTCGAACGGCTTAAAGGCACCATGTTTGCGGCAGGAGAAAAGCTGACCGGAAAAAAAGACCGGCTGCCCGATATTGCGGTTTTGCAAGAGGTTGAAAATGATCGCGTAATTGAAGACTTCTGTAAACAACTGCCGAGCGGGGAAAATTATCCTTATGCGGTGTGTCCGCCGCGTTCGGAGAAAGGCGCCTTTACTACCGTAATCTTGAGTAAGTATCCCGTTGAGCGCTATTTTGTACACCGGCTTTATACCGAGCAAAAGGGATCACTGCGCCCTCTGACGGAAGCGGTATTAAATACGGGAAGCAAAGATAAGCCGCAGTTATTAACCGTCTTTGCAGCACATTGGAAGTCAAAAACTGGCAGTTCTGACAGTGCGGCAGTCCGCGCTCAGCAAGAAGCTCAGTTGATAAAGAAAATTCAAGAACATAGAGAAAAGAATCCGCACATTCCATTTATTGTATGCGGAGATTTTAATCAGACCCTTGAAGAATTTAATCAGCTGAATGATTTTCCCGTGTGTTGGGATATAGAGGGTTATAGAGCCGAGTGCGAAGAAGGTACACAACCGGACGGCAGCTATTATTTTAAGAATTCGTGGGAGAAAATCGACCATATTTTCTACGAGAGCGGCGCGGACGGTTATGAGGATTTAGAGGCAGCCCCGGATGCCGGAGCGGCTTCTATCAAACCGCTGTTGTTTTTTGTGCTGTATGAACCGCCGATCGTTGCGGACGGTAAGCCGGTCAGGTACAATGTACTGACCGGAGAAGGATATTCCGACCATTTACCGCTCGGCTTCCGTTTTGAAATACACGATTAG
- a CDS encoding sodium-translocating pyrophosphatase: MITNLVYSVLALVLAGSIAALLYAFAKTRWINRQPVENDDLRRISGYISEGAMAFLNREYKALVPFIAAVALFLAAGNKGELKMEALTFVLGAAVSLLAGYIGMKVATAANARTAQAAKNGGLTPALKVAFSGGSVMGMSVVGLALFGFFIVMLIGTLTYGTDIKTFYDITLPLGTAFSLGASSVALFSRVGGGIFTKAADVGADLVGKVEKNIPEDDPRNPATIADNVGDNVGDVAGMGADLFESFVGSLIGAMILGLTVAASDSLKLKLMVLPLLIAVLGIVASLVGTIFVRAKPGSDPQKALNAGTFGAAILATVFLFIVLKFFIGEETFNGTAGMYHIFGATITGLASGVLIGLLTEYYTGTGKKPVVSIMNSCETGAATTIITGLGVGMRSAFPTIVLIGAAIWGSFSLAGLYGVGIAAVGMLVTLGIQLAVDAYGPIADNAGGLAQMAEFPGEVREITDSLDAVGNTTAAIGKGFAIGSAALTAIILFTSFKEHTGVDIVDITNIPVLTGILLGVAVPFLFSAMAMSAVGKAAYKMIEEVRSQFKNKPGILNNTEKPDYKRCVDISTQAAIREMVIPGLVAIITPILVGFVGGPAMLIGLLTGVTGSGVVLAIFMANSGGAWDNAKKMIESGSGAGKGSEAHKAAVVGDTVGDPFKDTAGPSINILIKLMSMVSLVIAPMLKTFWGL, translated from the coding sequence ATGATAACTAATCTTGTGTATTCCGTATTGGCACTTGTCCTTGCGGGAAGCATTGCAGCATTGCTGTATGCCTTTGCAAAAACGCGCTGGATTAACCGGCAGCCGGTAGAGAACGATGATTTACGGCGTATCAGCGGTTATATCTCGGAAGGAGCAATGGCTTTTTTGAACCGCGAATACAAGGCGTTGGTGCCTTTTATTGCAGCGGTTGCTTTGTTTTTGGCTGCCGGAAATAAAGGCGAGCTTAAAATGGAAGCGCTTACTTTTGTATTGGGCGCAGCGGTATCCCTGTTGGCAGGCTACATCGGCATGAAGGTTGCAACCGCGGCAAATGCGCGCACGGCGCAGGCGGCAAAAAACGGCGGTCTTACCCCGGCGTTAAAAGTTGCATTCTCCGGCGGCAGCGTCATGGGTATGAGCGTCGTCGGTCTTGCGCTATTCGGATTTTTTATTGTAATGCTTATAGGAACCCTGACTTACGGAACGGATATCAAGACTTTTTATGATATAACGCTGCCGCTCGGAACCGCCTTTTCGCTTGGCGCTTCCTCAGTCGCGCTTTTCTCCCGTGTCGGCGGCGGTATCTTTACCAAAGCGGCGGACGTCGGTGCAGACTTGGTCGGTAAAGTAGAAAAAAACATCCCCGAAGACGACCCTCGCAACCCTGCCACTATTGCGGATAACGTCGGCGATAACGTCGGCGACGTCGCAGGTATGGGCGCAGACCTCTTTGAATCCTTTGTCGGTTCGCTGATTGGAGCAATGATTCTCGGTTTAACCGTTGCCGCTTCCGATTCCCTTAAATTAAAGCTGATGGTATTGCCGCTGTTGATTGCGGTTTTGGGTATTGTTGCATCCTTAGTCGGAACGATATTTGTACGTGCAAAACCGGGAAGTGATCCTCAAAAAGCGTTGAACGCCGGTACTTTCGGCGCGGCAATTCTGGCAACCGTATTCTTATTTATCGTATTGAAGTTCTTTATCGGCGAAGAAACCTTTAACGGAACCGCCGGTATGTACCATATCTTCGGCGCAACGATTACCGGTCTTGCCTCCGGCGTTCTTATCGGACTTTTAACCGAATACTATACCGGTACAGGCAAAAAGCCGGTTGTTTCGATTATGAATTCATGCGAAACAGGCGCCGCAACAACGATTATCACCGGTCTCGGTGTCGGTATGCGCAGTGCATTCCCGACCATCGTATTGATCGGAGCGGCAATCTGGGGCAGTTTCAGCTTGGCAGGTCTCTACGGTGTCGGTATTGCGGCAGTCGGTATGCTGGTTACGCTCGGTATTCAACTTGCCGTCGATGCTTACGGCCCCATCGCGGATAACGCCGGCGGTCTTGCTCAGATGGCTGAGTTCCCGGGCGAAGTACGCGAAATTACCGACAGCCTCGACGCCGTCGGAAACACCACCGCTGCAATCGGAAAGGGTTTTGCTATCGGTTCCGCAGCATTAACCGCTATCATCCTTTTCACTTCATTCAAAGAACATACCGGCGTCGATATCGTCGATATTACGAATATCCCTGTTCTGACCGGTATCCTGCTGGGCGTTGCGGTACCGTTCCTCTTCTCCGCTATGGCGATGTCCGCAGTCGGTAAAGCCGCGTACAAGATGATAGAAGAAGTGCGCAGTCAGTTTAAAAACAAGCCCGGCATTTTGAACAACACCGAAAAACCGGACTATAAGCGCTGTGTAGACATCAGTACGCAGGCCGCTATCCGCGAAATGGTTATCCCCGGTCTTGTCGCCATTATCACACCGATTTTAGTCGGCTTTGTCGGCGGCCCGGCGATGCTTATCGGGTTATTAACCGGCGTTACCGGCTCCGGCGTTGTACTCGCCATCTTTATGGCAAACTCCGGCGGCGCATGGGATAACGCAAAGAAGATGATTGAATCGGGCAGCGGGGCAGGCAAAGGCTCCGAAGCGCACAAGGCCGCCGTTGTCGGTGATACGGTCGGCGATCCTTTCAAAGATACCGCCGGTCCTTCGATCAATATTTTGATAAAGCTGATGTCGATGGTCTCATTGGTTATCGCACCGATGTTGAAAACGTTCTGGGGCTTATAA